The sequence TCACTGCGACAGCAATCCACGCCCAGTTCCAAAGCCAGAAGACGCAGCTCTCGCTCCCGCCGCAGGTCATCGCCGTCCACGATGCACAGAATCTTCAGCGCCTCGCCCGGCAGGGGCGTCCGCGTGGGCCTTATTTCCCCGTAGCGGTCGAAAATCTCGTCCAGGGATGCCGGCCACATTCCTCCCGTCTCGATACCGAGCGGCCGGTAGATGGCAATGGGCAAACCCCTGCTCTCAAGCGCGGCGCGCAATGCATCCGCAGCGTCTCCGAGTTCGTCCAAAACGGTTATCCCATTCTTGTCCAGCAGACACGACCCGTTGCCCGCCACTTGAGTCGTCTCCAGGCCCAATTCCAGGGCCAGCGGGGCGATGCTGAGCGGATGCTTGCCCGTGGCCAGTGAAAAGGCTCCGCCTGCCGCCACATAGGCCTTGACCGCGGCCTTGTTCGAGACCGAGAGCCTGTCTCCCGGACGGATGAGCGTGTTGTCCACGTCACAAAAAACCCAAGGCAACGGGCGGCGCTCAGTGGCCATGTCCCGCGCCCACTGCAAAAACCCGTCACGCACCTCATCCACCATGATCGCGGCACGGCGAACCTTATCCGGATTGTGCGGGTTACGGGTGGCGATATCCTGGAAACGGCGCGCAAAAGAGACCCTCCCGCCCACTCCCGCCGCGCGCCAATCGGCCACGGTCACTGCCCGCACCAGCCAGGCTGCATCGGGCAAAGGCTGGCGCTGCGCATACTGTTCGCTCACGGCAGGATCCAGACCAGACTTCCGACCCGCCCATGAATGGCGCAATACGCCCTCTGTGACCCACGGATGCTCCTCCTGATCGGCCAGAAACAAGGCGCCGTCCAGGGGATGATAATCAAACCGACGCAGCGCCGGAGCGTATCCGATGTCATGCAGCAGGGCCGACCGGACGAGCAACTGCGCATCTTCCGCAGGCAAGGAAAAACTGCCGGCGATATCTTTGGCAAAAGACGCGGCGTCACGCATATGCGCAAGACGCGGCCCGTGATCCACAAAAAGGGAATCCAGGACGCGGATATCGAAACCCGACTCGAGGCAAGACGAAACGAAAGACATGTGATTTCCTATAAAAGATGATGGTGAGGAGCGAAGAGACGGGGACCGACGACTCGCAAAAAAAGTATTTGCCGTTTACTTTCAAGATGATTCGGCTTAATCAGCTGAGCCTAATCATAGAGGATTGTGGCAATGAAACAAGCTGAAAATTTACTGCGGCAAGCACAGAACATTGTTCGACGACTGGGCATCCATCCCCTGATTCTCATTCTGGGTCTCTTGTTTTGCCTGTTTTTCCCACGCTTCTTCCTTCTCGCCGCCTTTGGCTACGGAGTCTATTGGGTGGTCAAAAACATCGGCTTCACCCGGCAAGGGGATGGACGCAAAGGCCGGGGAAGAAAGTAGACCGATTTCAATACAATGAGAGGAATTCCATGGCTTCCGATTCATCCTTTTTCATGCGCATTCTCCGGGCCATCATTCACAGGGTCTGGGCCGTCCTCTTTTTCCTGTCCGTCCTGTCCTTGCTTTCCGTGGCCAACCACTGGTGGGACATCATCGTAAGCGGCTACCATGCGCTGGAAAGCTCGATCCTGACCGGAATAGAACTGATTCGCGGCTAAGGCTCACCCATCCTCATCCAGCAACCTCTCCTCGGTGTGGATTTCGTTCCAGGCCGGAGAACCCGGAGTCGTCTCCCGTTGCCGGGGACGGGTCCTGCCCACGGACGTGGATTCGGCAACCTCTTTTTCAATCTGCCGCCGACGCTTGAAATTTCCCAGAATTCCATCCACTTTTTCGATTTTATCCGGCATTTCAAATATCCAGCGCTTCGGGCGCTCGCCCAGGAATAATGGCCGCCAGTTGCTCGTGCCTGAGTTGATTCAATGCGGCCGGAACCTGCGGCATGCCATCAGGCCCCACAAAGTTCCCGTCCTTCCGCGAACCGGATTTTGCGCCCTGTTCACAGGCAGCGCCAAGCCCGGGCAGAGGGCGCACCAGTTGCGGCAAGGGTGTCTCCTCGGGCATTCTGAATGAGTGGGCCGGGCATGGCGGCTGGGCGCCGATGGGAATGTCTGCGCTGCAGTCCGCCACGGCCTCGGGACTGCCCGCGCACGCCAGGCAAAAGGCCGCGATACAATTCTGTAGCGCGGCGTCCTCCCCGTCCTCGATCATCCGGCACGAATGCAGCGGACACTGGACATGCCCGCACTCCCGGACAAACTTGGGGCTTCCTCCCTGACAGCACAGACAGATTTTCCGGATTACACCGGTCATTGCGTTCCTGGCGGTCATGCAACCCTCTCCTTGGTCCTGGCGGAATAGAATTGCTTCACCTTACGCGTGAATTTGGCATGCATCAATGCCCAAAATGGAGAACTCCCGACTCCACATATCACCGGCCAAAACCATATTTCAGAAAAAATGACCGGCGGTCATAAAAAATCTTGACAGCCTCCTCGCAAACTGAGTAGTCAGGCAATCGTTATGACAAACTTCTCCCTCAATCACAGCCTGTACTTTTTTTGGTACTTTTATTTTAGCAGAGCCTGTGGTCTGAGGGGACTGCTTTAGCCTTATTTGACAAAAGCAAACCAACCTTAGGGCCGCAGGCGACACGCCGGCGGCCCTTTTTTACATTCAAGGCCCCGGGCGCCCGGCCGAAACCGGAGGAAAATCATGAACATGGGAAAAAGCGTACGACTGGAGAGGATCTTCAACCGCAACACGGGCCGCAGCATCATCGTGCCCCTGGACCACGGGACCACGGTCGGCCCCATCGAAGGACTGGTCGACCTGCGCTCCACAGTGAACAAGGTGGCCGAAGGCGGAGCCAACGCGGTGCTCATGCACAAGGGCCTGCCGCGTTGCTCGCACCGGGGCCATGGCCGCGACGTGGGCCTCATCATTCACCTTTCGGCCAGCACCACGCTGTCCCCCTTCCCCAATGCCAAGATCCTGGTCGGCACGGTCGAAGACGGGATCAAGCTCGGCGCGGATGCGGTGTCCGTGCACCTGAACCTCGGTGACGAGTCCGAACGCGACATGCTGCGCGACATGGGTCAGGTCGCCTCCAAATGCGCCGAATGGGGCATGCCGCTCCTGGCCATGGTTTACGCCCGCGGCCCCAAGGTCAAATCCGAATGGGATCCGGCCACCGTGGCGCACTGCGCTCGCCTGGCGGAAGAACTTGGCGCCGACGTGATCAAGGTCGTATACACCGGAGACCCGGAGTCCTTTTCCAGAGTGACCGAAGGCTGCTGCATTCCCATCGTCATTGCCGGCGGCCCGCGCATGGAATCTCCGCGCGACATCATCCAGATGGCTCATGACTCTGTTGCCGCCGGCGGCGCAGGCCTGTCCATGGGTCGCAACATCTTCCAGGCCGAAAACCCGACCCGCCTGGTGCAGGCCTTGCACGCAGTGGTGCACATGGATTACTCCGTCGATCAGGCCCTGGCCCTGCTTGAAGAACCCAAACTCTAGGTCCGCTTCATGAAAAAAGTACTCTTTTCCGGCGTCCCCTTTGACAAGGGCGAGATCACCCTGGCTCTGGAATCCGGCGTGGACGCGGTCATCGTCGAGCGCGAGCACGTCGCCTCGGTGCAGGCCCTGAGCAAGATCCCGGTCCTGGCCGCCGAAGACCAGCCCTATGTCCTCCTGGCCTCCAAGGCAGACGAGGAAGAGGCCGTGAGGCTCCTGGCCCAGGGCAGGGACGTCATCCTGAGGGAAGGCTGGGAAATCATCCCCGTGGAAAACATCCTGGCCCAGTCCGAACATCTAGCCGTGGAGGCCGCAAGCCTGGAACGGGCACGCCTCGCGGCGGGCATCCTGGAGCGCGGGGTCGAAACCGTGGTCGTCCTGCCTCAAGCCGCCGCAGATCTTAAAACCATTGTCCGCGAACTCAAACTGAGCCAGGGAATCATGGAACTGGAAACCGCGACGGTCACCGCCGTCACCTCCGCAGGACTCGGACACCGCGTCTGCGTGGACACCATGAGCCTCCTTAAATCCGGTCAAGGCATGCTGGTCGGCAATTCCAGCGCCTTCACCTTCCTCATCAACGCCGAGACCGAATCCAACCCCTACGTGGCCCCCCGCCCGTTCCGCATCAATGCCGGAGCCGTACACGCCTACGCGGCCATGCCCGGGGACAGAACCACGTACCTGGATGAACTCAAAACCGGAACAGAAGTGCTCATCGTCGGCGCCGACGGTTCGACCACCCTGGCCACGGTGGGCCGCTGCAAGGTCGAGATCCGGCCCATGCTGCTCATCGAAGCCGAGGCGGGTGGCAAGATCGGCACCCTCTTCCTGCAGAACGCCGAGACCATCCGCATGGTCCGCGACGACGGCCGCCCGGTCAGCGTGGTCGACCTCAAGATCGGCGACAAGGTGCTGTGCCGCACGGATCAGGCCGGACGGCATTTCGGCATGCGCATCACCGAGGAGATCAAGGAATGAACTCGTCCACGCAGCGCCTGACCGAGATCCGGACCCAGATCGACGACCTGGACGAACGGATCCTCGATCTCTTGAACAAACGCGCTTCTTTAAGCCGCGAAGTGGGCCAGCTCAAATCCGATTCCCTGGACATCGTCTTCAAGCCCTTCCGCGAAAAGGAAGTTTTGAGCCGCCTGAACGCCTTGAGCCCCGGCATCCTGCCCGAAGATCACCTGCGCGCCATCTACCGCGAGATCCTGTCCTCCTCCCGCCGCCTGCAGCAGCCCCAGACCGTGGCCTACCTCGGCCCCGAGGGCACCTTCACGCATCTGGCGGGCCTTGAGTACTTGGGCCGCTCCATGGACTTCACCCCCTGCCCGACCCTGCACGACGTCTTTTTGACCGTGGCCTCGCGCAAGGCGGACCTTGGCGTCATTCCGCTCGAAAACTCCCTGCAGGGCAGCGTGGGCCAGAGCCTGGACCTCTTCCTGCAGTACAATGTCTATATCCACGCCGAGCTTTTCAGCCGCATCAGCCATGCTTTGCTCGCCGTGAACGCCGACCTGTCCTCCGTGCGCACGGTCTATTCCCATCCTCAGGCCCTGGCCCAGTGCTCCGGATGGCTGCGCACCAACGTGCCCCAGGCCTCCGTCATCCCCACCGAGAGCACGGCCGCGGCCGCGGCCCAGGCCGAGCGCGAGGGCGACGGCTCCGCAGCCATCGGGCACCCAAGGCTGGTGGAACGCTATGGCCTGAAAGCCGTGGCGCTGGACATCCAGGACCTGCCGGACAACTGGACCCGCTTTCTGGTCATCGGGCCCACGCCGACGGTCGGCAGCAGTCGCGACAAGACCTCCCTCCTGTTCACCACGCCGGACCGGCCCGGCGCCCTGGCCGCCATCCTGAACCTGCTGGCCGACCAGGGGCTGAACCTGACCAAGCTGGAATCGCGGCCCCTCAAGGGCGAAAAATGGAAATACGTCTTCTTCATGGACGTGGAATGCGACCTGTCCCAGGAACAGTATGAAAACACCATGAACAACCTGACCAGCCTCTGCCACACCATGCGCGTGCTCGGCAGCTACCCCACGGGCCCGCACCTCTACGGCGCTGGCATGGTCCAGGAGCAGGCATGAAACCCGTCATCGACATCACCGCGCCCTCATCCAAGTCCCTGTCCCACCGGGCGCTGATCTGCGCGGCCCTGGCCGAAGGCGAGTCGCTCCTCGA is a genomic window of Desulfomicrobium baculatum DSM 4028 containing:
- a CDS encoding HAD hydrolase family protein, whose translation is MSFVSSCLESGFDIRVLDSLFVDHGPRLAHMRDAASFAKDIAGSFSLPAEDAQLLVRSALLHDIGYAPALRRFDYHPLDGALFLADQEEHPWVTEGVLRHSWAGRKSGLDPAVSEQYAQRQPLPDAAWLVRAVTVADWRAAGVGGRVSFARRFQDIATRNPHNPDKVRRAAIMVDEVRDGFLQWARDMATERRPLPWVFCDVDNTLIRPGDRLSVSNKAAVKAYVAAGGAFSLATGKHPLSIAPLALELGLETTQVAGNGSCLLDKNGITVLDELGDAADALRAALESRGLPIAIYRPLGIETGGMWPASLDEIFDRYGEIRPTRTPLPGEALKILCIVDGDDLRRERELRLLALELGVDCCRSDRHFLEFLPKRGNKGQAARTVMEQATWPVLHSLAVGDTENDEPLFALCGACAAVGNAGEWARRGADWTIGQCADNGAGGFLDRLRLGHGWAGLRSGLIF
- a CDS encoding 2-amino-3,7-dideoxy-D-threo-hept-6-ulosonate synthase; its protein translation is MNMGKSVRLERIFNRNTGRSIIVPLDHGTTVGPIEGLVDLRSTVNKVAEGGANAVLMHKGLPRCSHRGHGRDVGLIIHLSASTTLSPFPNAKILVGTVEDGIKLGADAVSVHLNLGDESERDMLRDMGQVASKCAEWGMPLLAMVYARGPKVKSEWDPATVAHCARLAEELGADVIKVVYTGDPESFSRVTEGCCIPIVIAGGPRMESPRDIIQMAHDSVAAGGAGLSMGRNIFQAENPTRLVQALHAVVHMDYSVDQALALLEEPKL
- a CDS encoding 3-dehydroquinate synthase II family protein, producing MKKVLFSGVPFDKGEITLALESGVDAVIVEREHVASVQALSKIPVLAAEDQPYVLLASKADEEEAVRLLAQGRDVILREGWEIIPVENILAQSEHLAVEAASLERARLAAGILERGVETVVVLPQAAADLKTIVRELKLSQGIMELETATVTAVTSAGLGHRVCVDTMSLLKSGQGMLVGNSSAFTFLINAETESNPYVAPRPFRINAGAVHAYAAMPGDRTTYLDELKTGTEVLIVGADGSTTLATVGRCKVEIRPMLLIEAEAGGKIGTLFLQNAETIRMVRDDGRPVSVVDLKIGDKVLCRTDQAGRHFGMRITEEIKE
- the pheA gene encoding prephenate dehydratase → MNSSTQRLTEIRTQIDDLDERILDLLNKRASLSREVGQLKSDSLDIVFKPFREKEVLSRLNALSPGILPEDHLRAIYREILSSSRRLQQPQTVAYLGPEGTFTHLAGLEYLGRSMDFTPCPTLHDVFLTVASRKADLGVIPLENSLQGSVGQSLDLFLQYNVYIHAELFSRISHALLAVNADLSSVRTVYSHPQALAQCSGWLRTNVPQASVIPTESTAAAAAQAEREGDGSAAIGHPRLVERYGLKAVALDIQDLPDNWTRFLVIGPTPTVGSSRDKTSLLFTTPDRPGALAAILNLLADQGLNLTKLESRPLKGEKWKYVFFMDVECDLSQEQYENTMNNLTSLCHTMRVLGSYPTGPHLYGAGMVQEQA